A stretch of Malus sylvestris chromosome 11, drMalSylv7.2, whole genome shotgun sequence DNA encodes these proteins:
- the LOC126589934 gene encoding uncharacterized protein LOC126589934: MHGMDLHSSPELDMAEQEADTFEDTEGTPEQVSETQPTRQSLKPQGKKASKKKGSSSKNDYTKYMEELTRQGELNMAREKARDEEKVAAMTAIIAATRARDVATERQREIVNRENELVREALHRENEMLREEMMAQADRDTMSKSLIGLSPNSKYFWTSEKKDVMRRRRARDVETSQGGSSYTNHGIQDPSTTYPNSRDFV, from the coding sequence atgcacggtATGGATCTACATAGTTCTCCAGAATTAGATATGGCCGAACAAGAAGCCGATACATTTGAAGACACGGAAGGGACGCCTGAACAAGTGTCCGAGACCCAACCGACTCGTCAGTCCCTCAAGCCTCAAGGTAAAAaagcatcaaagaaaaaaggtagttcttccaaaaatgactacactaaatatatggaggaacttactcgccaaggtgaactgaacatggcacgggaaaaggctagagatgaggaaaaagttgcTGCTATGACAGCAATAATAGCAGCTACTAGGGCCCGTGATGTGGCGactgagagacaaagagaaatagttaatcgagagaacgagctggttagagaagcacttcatcgagaaaatgaaatgcttagagaagaaatgatggctcaagcagatcgtgacactatgagcaagtctctaataggactgtctccgaattctaaatatttttggacatcggaAAAAAAAGATGTCatgcgaaggaggcgtgcaagagatgtGGAAACAAGTCAAGGGGGTTCTAGCTACACAAATCATGGCATccaagatcctagcaccacatatcctaactcgagagactttgtataa